A section of the Rummeliibacillus pycnus genome encodes:
- a CDS encoding sensor histidine kinase, whose protein sequence is MSFPIHLHNGFIFDLRYISFVIIALYWGFKNALIPYFALNVFRVIIGGNGMIQSFLFSTVILVAASLCSSKFLSLDIKYRIPFAGMVSLLTMVFYLLTLSFQIPLNHEFWVLAINATGTHFFMMIIMVSMIERLIANMRAHKLIMQSDRFQIISELSASVAHEIRNPLTATHGFLQLLSQSKAIPSKEKSYVHYSLQELIRAEKIVSDFLTFSKPQYENMADSDLKVETEYAKNILIPYANMHKVDIKINFHNSLHKSFDKSQIQQCFINLYKNGIEAMKEKGGTLVIEVSEQKKNIVVKIKDSGIGMTEEQISTLGKPYYSTKKQGTGLGMVMVYNAIHKAGGTIEVESKKGRGTTFIIVFPV, encoded by the coding sequence ATGTCATTTCCGATTCATTTACATAACGGTTTTATCTTTGATTTACGATATATATCTTTTGTTATCATTGCTCTTTATTGGGGATTTAAAAATGCACTGATCCCTTATTTTGCACTCAATGTATTTCGAGTAATCATTGGTGGAAATGGAATGATACAATCATTTCTTTTTTCAACAGTTATTTTAGTAGCTGCCTCATTATGCAGTAGCAAGTTTCTTTCTTTAGATATTAAGTATCGTATTCCATTTGCGGGAATGGTGTCCCTTTTAACAATGGTTTTTTATCTATTGACACTAAGCTTCCAAATACCATTAAATCATGAATTTTGGGTTCTAGCTATTAATGCTACTGGAACACATTTCTTTATGATGATCATCATGGTTAGTATGATTGAGCGTCTGATCGCTAATATGAGAGCACACAAATTAATTATGCAATCAGATCGTTTCCAGATAATAAGTGAATTATCAGCAAGTGTAGCACATGAAATAAGGAATCCACTTACCGCAACTCATGGCTTTCTACAATTATTAAGTCAATCAAAGGCAATTCCATCAAAAGAAAAAAGTTACGTTCATTACTCGTTACAAGAGTTAATACGCGCTGAAAAAATTGTTAGTGATTTCCTTACTTTTTCTAAGCCTCAATATGAAAATATGGCAGATTCTGATTTAAAAGTAGAAACAGAGTATGCCAAAAATATTTTGATACCATATGCAAATATGCATAAAGTAGACATAAAAATTAATTTTCATAATTCTCTACATAAAAGTTTCGATAAAAGTCAGATTCAACAATGTTTCATAAACTTATATAAAAATGGTATAGAGGCAATGAAAGAAAAGGGCGGAACACTAGTAATTGAAGTATCTGAACAAAAGAAAAATATTGTGGTAAAAATAAAAGATTCAGGTATTGGAATGACTGAAGAGCAAATTTCTACATTAGGCAAGCCATACTATTCAACAAAGAAGCAAGGGACTGGACTTGGAATGGTAATGGTTTATAATGCAATCCATAAGGCAGGGGGAACTATAGAAGTAGAAAGTAAAAAAGGAAGAGGGACTACATTTATCATTGTATTTCCTGTTTAA
- a CDS encoding pepsin/retropepsin-like aspartic protease family protein has product MRIENGLPIATVELAYCGNRILLSNVLIDTGCTVTIFDTDLMAEIGVIIDFVNGIPTAMYGVGGKGEICNQQKVNNLRIDDQLLDDFDIQLGMVHDMYGFDGIIGIDFMIHTGISLDFYTLKTTYSSNTSF; this is encoded by the coding sequence ATGCGTATTGAAAATGGGTTGCCAATCGCTACTGTTGAATTAGCCTATTGTGGTAATAGAATACTACTTTCTAATGTTCTTATTGATACAGGCTGTACTGTTACAATTTTTGATACAGATTTAATGGCTGAAATCGGTGTAATCATTGATTTTGTAAACGGAATTCCTACAGCTATGTATGGTGTTGGTGGGAAGGGAGAAATCTGCAACCAGCAGAAAGTAAATAATTTGAGGATTGACGATCAGTTATTAGATGATTTTGACATACAACTTGGTATGGTCCACGATATGTATGGATTTGATGGAATCATTGGCATAGATTTTATGATTCATACCGGAATTAGTTTGGATTTTTATACTTTAAAAACTACGTATTCTAGCAATACAAGTTTCTAA
- a CDS encoding ABC transporter ATP-binding protein, translated as MEPIIRTENLSIQFGGHLAVDSVDFEMPANHFKSIIGPNGAGKTTFFNLLSGELKPTKGEIFLRGNSLANESPIDRTRKGLGRSFQITNVFPNLTVFENVRLAVQSRERIRFNFFKNYLKYKEINNETINILDQMLLGNKVNVNASQLSHGEKRKLEIAMLLALKTEILLLDEPTAGMSLEEVPAILDVIRSIKEKGDKTILLIEHKMDMILDLSDSIMVLFNGKLLADGTPSEIMNNKIVQEAYLGGLYDEQLIET; from the coding sequence GTGGAACCCATTATTCGAACAGAAAATTTAAGTATTCAGTTTGGTGGACATCTAGCTGTAGATAGTGTGGATTTTGAAATGCCAGCAAATCATTTTAAATCGATAATTGGACCAAATGGGGCAGGGAAGACAACTTTTTTCAATCTGTTAAGTGGGGAATTGAAGCCAACAAAAGGTGAAATCTTTTTACGAGGAAATTCCTTAGCAAATGAGTCTCCTATCGACAGAACGCGAAAAGGACTTGGACGTTCCTTTCAAATTACCAATGTCTTTCCTAATTTAACGGTCTTTGAAAATGTTCGTCTTGCTGTTCAGTCTCGTGAAAGAATTCGATTCAATTTTTTCAAAAATTATTTGAAATACAAGGAGATTAATAACGAAACCATCAACATATTAGACCAAATGTTACTTGGTAATAAAGTAAATGTCAATGCTAGTCAACTTTCACATGGCGAAAAGCGAAAACTAGAAATTGCGATGTTGTTAGCCTTAAAAACTGAAATCTTACTACTAGATGAGCCGACTGCGGGAATGTCTTTAGAAGAAGTCCCAGCTATTTTAGATGTCATTCGATCCATTAAAGAAAAGGGAGACAAAACTATTCTATTAATTGAACATAAAATGGATATGATATTAGATTTATCAGATTCAATTATGGTGCTATTTAATGGAAAGCTTTTAGCAGACGGCACACCCTCAGAAATTATGAACAATAAAATCGTTCAAGAAGCCTATTTAGGAGGACTTTATGATGAACAGCTTATTGAAACTTGA
- a CDS encoding BTAD domain-containing putative transcriptional regulator — translation MEDNLLLSKLIPPEPAIHYMRRSKVTKKLANSHQAKLTVLHSGAGFGKSSALAQFLADQDIDFSWYQVTEDDDDILPFLRHMFYSVRRVYPTFGENMDGWDQLSMFPKVEELNKIFTLFVNAFCQIKEPFFVVLDDYYLVEHIFHIHYIMEKLIMHIPSNVHLIISTRTYPSFGCIRNLRLKSQLVECMEEDFVFSADEIQVFFEDYFDRPITEEQVQSILHITEGWAIAILFLATQTIDLMKSIEKLQSPSTNDFFHYLSDEVFESLDDIEKDAIMKFSIFETFSTEIIESFYGETFSNLLQNLVHKHVFIQPLSGHSEFRYHVLFKRFLEVKMMEQKIEEYMALHLKAAKYFAQKKNAIQSVFHAMKTKDEDLIASILICFAKQFIEEGKFDWFIERVRELSEVSMRKHFKLYYFEGECQRFRAQYEKAKKAYEICIMLAEESKAYDVMFKAKVGIAHIYLDTIQPALAENYLQEALDLVERLYLDDIDLQFFQKQYAENLVNLGKPFEAEKWVLDVGLSKEILIQGNLDVRILLRQGKIHQAKNLLENRLNTSSLVSDAYRETDVLYAFILILQGENDLALEIANKSIVKNMNTHAQYILAVAHLRKGHSLLVLNPSSIAEAEQCYYKTIEIMDNIQVNRAKAESYMGLAIVKSRQHQLDQAIKYAQLGLKETERVHDHWVSALLYVSLSIIYMEHEIYKEAKESLENAYRKFEMANDTFGLMIVHFWLAYIAFIQKDDKVFVSKFKHCLSTILEKNYHFFIRKKHLFGPSESILWWKMMRKWTALQKELHPYVSSICTLLEVDIEQPVPMYSYKIQLFGNMIVYRDGEEIVEKSWQREKAKEILIYLYINQARFVSKEELMNALWPEATEATSLRDFKVAYNALLKVLEPSRQPRTESAYVIRKHSMYKLMTNHCITSDLELFKKFITNGLQEKNPLLSNEWLLRCIELYKGEIIGDKLQLEWLQDLRTDIKNLYMQAIERLAQNFIRLKDFKQTIYWAEQLLKQDETWEEAYRLIMYGYYQLQNRAQAVKWFEKCEKVLKQELNIEPMETTIQMFDMILR, via the coding sequence ATGGAAGACAATCTATTGTTATCTAAACTTATTCCGCCAGAGCCTGCTATACATTACATGCGACGATCTAAAGTAACGAAAAAATTAGCAAATAGCCATCAAGCTAAGCTCACTGTATTGCATAGTGGAGCAGGGTTTGGGAAAAGTTCAGCATTAGCACAGTTTTTAGCAGATCAAGATATTGATTTTTCATGGTATCAAGTGACGGAAGATGATGATGATATTTTGCCTTTTTTACGTCACATGTTTTATAGTGTAAGGCGCGTTTATCCTACTTTTGGGGAGAATATGGATGGATGGGATCAGTTATCAATGTTCCCAAAAGTCGAGGAGTTAAACAAAATTTTTACTTTGTTTGTAAATGCTTTTTGCCAGATAAAAGAACCTTTTTTTGTAGTCCTAGATGATTATTATCTTGTAGAGCATATTTTTCATATCCATTACATCATGGAAAAGTTAATTATGCATATCCCATCAAATGTTCATCTAATCATTTCAACGAGAACGTACCCTTCTTTTGGATGTATACGAAATCTTCGTCTTAAGTCTCAATTAGTTGAATGTATGGAAGAGGATTTTGTTTTCTCAGCAGATGAAATACAAGTTTTCTTTGAAGATTATTTTGACCGTCCCATTACAGAAGAACAAGTGCAGAGTATTCTCCATATTACCGAAGGATGGGCAATTGCTATATTATTTCTTGCAACTCAAACAATTGATTTGATGAAATCAATAGAAAAATTACAAAGTCCTTCTACAAATGACTTTTTTCATTATTTATCAGACGAAGTGTTTGAATCTCTGGATGATATTGAAAAGGATGCAATTATGAAATTTAGTATATTCGAAACATTTTCCACTGAAATAATCGAATCATTTTATGGTGAAACTTTTTCAAACCTCCTTCAAAATCTTGTGCATAAACATGTCTTCATCCAACCACTAAGTGGGCATTCAGAATTTCGATATCATGTATTATTTAAGAGATTTTTAGAAGTCAAAATGATGGAACAGAAAATTGAGGAGTATATGGCATTACATTTAAAAGCTGCTAAGTATTTTGCTCAAAAGAAAAATGCGATTCAATCTGTTTTTCATGCGATGAAAACGAAAGATGAAGATTTGATTGCTTCTATCTTAATCTGTTTTGCCAAACAATTTATTGAGGAAGGGAAATTTGATTGGTTTATAGAGCGGGTTCGAGAATTATCTGAAGTATCAATGAGAAAACATTTTAAACTTTACTATTTTGAAGGAGAGTGCCAACGTTTTCGAGCTCAATATGAAAAAGCGAAAAAAGCTTATGAAATATGTATTATGCTTGCTGAAGAATCCAAAGCTTATGATGTGATGTTTAAAGCAAAGGTTGGTATTGCACATATATATTTAGATACGATTCAACCAGCACTTGCAGAAAATTATTTACAAGAAGCTCTAGATTTAGTAGAAAGATTATACCTAGATGATATAGATCTTCAGTTTTTTCAGAAGCAATATGCCGAAAACTTAGTGAACCTCGGGAAGCCATTTGAAGCTGAAAAATGGGTTTTGGATGTGGGGCTATCAAAAGAAATACTGATCCAAGGAAATTTAGATGTAAGAATATTATTACGACAAGGCAAAATTCATCAAGCAAAAAACCTCCTAGAGAATCGATTGAATACAAGTAGTTTAGTTTCAGATGCTTACCGTGAAACAGATGTATTATATGCGTTTATTTTAATATTGCAAGGAGAAAATGATTTAGCGTTAGAAATAGCTAATAAAAGTATCGTAAAAAATATGAATACACATGCACAATATATATTAGCCGTTGCACATCTTCGAAAAGGACACTCTTTGCTTGTTCTAAACCCCTCTAGTATAGCTGAAGCGGAGCAATGTTATTATAAGACCATTGAAATTATGGATAATATTCAAGTAAATCGTGCAAAAGCTGAATCCTATATGGGGTTAGCCATTGTAAAAAGTAGGCAGCATCAACTGGATCAAGCTATTAAGTATGCACAATTAGGATTAAAAGAAACTGAAAGAGTACATGATCACTGGGTCTCAGCCTTGCTTTACGTATCACTATCAATTATTTATATGGAACATGAAATTTATAAAGAAGCAAAAGAATCACTTGAAAATGCTTATCGTAAATTTGAAATGGCAAATGACACATTTGGATTGATGATTGTGCATTTTTGGCTGGCTTATATTGCCTTTATTCAAAAAGACGATAAGGTATTTGTTTCAAAGTTTAAACACTGTCTATCTACAATATTAGAGAAAAACTATCACTTTTTTATTCGAAAAAAACATCTTTTTGGACCATCGGAGAGTATTTTATGGTGGAAAATGATGCGAAAATGGACGGCTTTACAAAAAGAATTGCATCCGTACGTTTCAAGTATTTGTACGTTACTAGAAGTGGATATTGAACAACCTGTTCCAATGTACTCTTATAAAATTCAATTATTTGGAAATATGATTGTGTATAGAGATGGTGAAGAAATTGTAGAAAAATCTTGGCAAAGGGAAAAGGCGAAAGAAATATTAATCTATCTCTATATAAATCAAGCAAGATTTGTATCTAAGGAAGAGTTGATGAATGCTTTATGGCCAGAAGCAACAGAAGCAACAAGTTTAAGAGATTTTAAAGTCGCATATAATGCCTTATTAAAAGTGCTTGAGCCAAGTCGTCAACCACGTACAGAAAGTGCCTATGTCATTCGAAAACACTCAATGTACAAATTAATGACAAATCATTGTATAACAAGTGATTTAGAATTATTTAAAAAATTTATAACAAATGGTTTACAGGAAAAGAACCCACTTCTTTCGAATGAGTGGCTATTAAGATGTATAGAATTATATAAAGGAGAAATCATAGGGGATAAGCTCCAATTAGAATGGCTCCAAGATCTTCGAACAGATATTAAGAATCTTTATATGCAAGCAATTGAACGATTGGCACAGAATTTTATTCGATTAAAAGATTTTAAGCAAACGATTTATTGGGCTGAGCAACTATTAAAACAAGATGAAACTTGGGAAGAAGCTTATCGACTGATTATGTATGGCTATTATCAATTGCAGAATAGGGCACAGGCAGTAAAATGGTTTGAAAAATGTGAGAAAGTCTTAAAGCAAGAATTGAATATTGAACCGATGGAAACAACCATTCAGATGTTTGACATGATTTTAAGGTGA
- a CDS encoding substrate-binding domain-containing protein: MKKWLLFLAVAVMFLLAACGSDKKSSDSASNEKEGGTIKVGVLASLTGALESYGRQTKQGFELGLDYATDGKMEVAGKKIKVVWEDTETKPEVAVQKATKLLENDKVDFLVGSSSSGDTLAVLPLAEEYEKIMVVEPAVADSITGSEFNPFIFRTARNSSQDAYAAAAAIAKKGTKIATFAPDYAFGWDGVKAFKTAAEKLGAKVVLEEYADPAATDFTSNLQKIIKAKPDYLFVVWAGANSPWNQIADLKLTEKGIKISTGAPDITALKLMKPLVGMEGFSVYYHTLPNNKVNDWLVEEHKKRFNNTVPDLFTPGGFSAAVAIVEALKKSEGDADGNKLIPLMEGMSFETPKGTMTFRKEDHQALQTMYSIKLETKKGVDYPVPVLIRELTPDETAPPILNKK; encoded by the coding sequence ATGAAAAAGTGGTTGCTCTTTTTAGCAGTTGCAGTAATGTTTTTACTTGCCGCATGTGGAAGTGACAAAAAATCCAGTGATTCTGCTTCTAATGAGAAAGAAGGAGGAACAATCAAAGTTGGGGTATTGGCCTCTTTAACAGGAGCATTGGAATCGTATGGTAGACAGACCAAACAGGGTTTTGAACTTGGCCTTGATTATGCAACAGATGGCAAGATGGAAGTTGCTGGGAAGAAAATCAAAGTGGTGTGGGAAGATACGGAAACCAAGCCTGAAGTTGCAGTTCAAAAAGCAACAAAATTACTCGAAAATGACAAAGTAGATTTCTTAGTTGGATCATCTAGCAGTGGAGATACATTAGCGGTCCTTCCACTAGCAGAAGAATACGAGAAAATTATGGTTGTGGAGCCAGCGGTAGCGGATAGTATTACAGGATCGGAGTTCAATCCATTTATATTCCGTACAGCAAGAAATTCATCACAGGACGCTTATGCTGCTGCAGCAGCAATTGCGAAAAAAGGAACAAAAATTGCTACATTTGCACCAGATTATGCTTTTGGTTGGGATGGAGTAAAGGCTTTTAAAACAGCTGCTGAAAAATTAGGTGCAAAAGTAGTTTTAGAAGAGTATGCTGATCCAGCTGCAACGGATTTTACTTCCAATCTACAAAAAATAATCAAAGCAAAACCTGATTATCTATTTGTTGTGTGGGCAGGTGCAAATTCTCCTTGGAATCAAATTGCAGATCTTAAATTAACAGAAAAGGGCATTAAAATTTCAACAGGTGCACCAGATATTACTGCTCTTAAATTGATGAAACCACTAGTTGGTATGGAAGGATTCTCTGTGTATTACCACACTCTTCCAAATAACAAAGTAAATGATTGGTTAGTAGAAGAACATAAAAAAAGATTTAATAATACAGTACCTGATTTATTTACACCTGGTGGATTTTCAGCTGCTGTAGCAATTGTAGAAGCATTAAAGAAATCTGAAGGAGATGCGGATGGTAATAAACTTATACCATTAATGGAAGGGATGTCATTCGAAACACCTAAAGGCACCATGACATTCCGAAAAGAAGATCATCAAGCATTACAAACAATGTATTCTATCAAATTAGAAACAAAAAAAGGTGTCGACTACCCTGTACCAGTATTAATTCGAGAACTAACACCAGATGAGACTGCACCACCGATACTCAATAAAAAATAA